A portion of the Deinococcus peraridilitoris DSM 19664 genome contains these proteins:
- the era gene encoding GTPase Era, with amino-acid sequence MNTGSSELNTSGNTQSQTRSGFVAIVGKPNVGKSTLLNSMLGVKVAPISPKPQTSRRGVRGIYSTPEEQIVFVDTPGLHRPKDALGKYMNGEVHSALADVDVILWVVDLRHPPADEDELVARIVRDLPKPLVLVGNKLDAAKYPDEALRLYAAQLEGRTGDTQQVMLSAQNDPGATAELRASVLALLPENPFFFPVGAASDQSREDWAAEIIREEAMKRLRDEIPYAIATRVTSWTERQDGLQRIEAELVVEKQSHKGIVIGQGGKQLRDIGQAARKQLEVFLSKHIYLGLEVIVIPNWRADQEALRELGYE; translated from the coding sequence ATGAATACTGGTTCCTCTGAACTGAACACCTCGGGAAACACACAAAGCCAGACCCGGTCGGGTTTCGTGGCCATCGTCGGCAAGCCCAACGTCGGAAAAAGCACTCTGCTCAACAGCATGCTGGGTGTCAAGGTCGCTCCCATCTCGCCCAAGCCGCAGACTTCGCGGCGGGGCGTGCGCGGCATCTACTCGACTCCGGAAGAGCAGATCGTTTTTGTCGACACGCCGGGCCTGCACCGGCCCAAGGACGCGCTGGGCAAGTACATGAACGGAGAAGTGCACTCGGCGCTGGCCGACGTGGACGTGATTCTGTGGGTGGTGGACCTGCGTCACCCCCCAGCCGACGAGGACGAGCTGGTCGCCCGGATCGTGCGTGACCTCCCCAAACCGCTGGTGCTGGTCGGCAACAAGCTCGACGCCGCCAAGTACCCCGACGAGGCCCTGCGTCTGTACGCCGCGCAACTCGAAGGCCGCACGGGCGATACCCAGCAGGTGATGCTGAGCGCCCAGAACGATCCGGGCGCCACAGCCGAGCTGCGCGCCAGCGTACTGGCCCTCCTGCCTGAAAACCCGTTCTTTTTCCCGGTCGGAGCCGCTTCGGACCAGTCACGCGAGGACTGGGCCGCCGAGATCATCCGCGAGGAAGCCATGAAGCGCCTGCGTGACGAGATTCCCTACGCCATCGCTACGCGCGTGACCAGCTGGACCGAGCGGCAAGACGGCCTGCAGCGCATCGAGGCCGAACTGGTGGTCGAGAAGCAGTCTCACAAGGGCATCGTGATCGGGCAGGGCGGCAAACAGCTGCGCGACATCGGTCAGGCCGCGCGCAAGCAGCTGGAAGTCTTTTTGAGCAAGCATATCTACCTGGGCCTGGAGGTCATCGTGATTCCCAACTGGCGCGCTGACCAGGAAGCCCTGCGCGAGCTGGGATACGAGTAA
- the dcd gene encoding dCTP deaminase, with product MSIRPDWWIRERAREGMIEPFSDNLVRKSESGRGIISFGLSSFGYDLRAAPEWRIFVNAFNTVVDPKSFDVQSLVEFDGDECIIPPNSFVLTRSVEYLRIPDTVMVVALGKSSYARCGIVANVTPLEPGWEGHVTLELSNTTPLPAKVYANEGIVQLLFFEGDRPDVTYRDRQGKYQGQTGVTLPKL from the coding sequence ATGAGCATCCGGCCCGACTGGTGGATTCGCGAGCGCGCCCGTGAGGGCATGATCGAACCGTTCTCTGACAATCTTGTGCGGAAAAGCGAAAGCGGCCGCGGCATCATCAGCTTCGGCCTGTCGAGCTTCGGCTACGATCTGCGCGCCGCACCCGAATGGCGCATTTTCGTCAATGCCTTCAATACTGTGGTCGATCCCAAGTCCTTCGACGTGCAGTCCCTTGTCGAGTTCGACGGCGACGAGTGCATCATTCCTCCCAACTCCTTCGTGCTGACGCGCAGCGTCGAGTACCTGCGCATTCCGGACACCGTGATGGTTGTGGCCCTGGGAAAAAGCTCGTACGCGCGCTGCGGTATCGTGGCCAACGTCACGCCGCTGGAGCCCGGCTGGGAAGGCCACGTCACGCTGGAGCTCAGCAACACCACGCCCCTGCCGGCCAAGGTGTATGCCAACGAGGGCATCGTGCAGCTGCTCTTTTTTGAAGGCGACCGCCCCGACGTCACGTACCGGGATCGCCAGGGCAAGTACCAGGGACAGACCGGCGTCACGCTGCCCAAGCTGTAA
- a CDS encoding acyltransferase family protein yields the protein MQDLQRTDYVFVNNIRFVAMISIIAVHAHFLTYHEDLSFLPSLVLLQAFKFGTICFFMISGFLLGGQLLSRPPGEYLRRRVNSTFAPWLFWATLFIVLLTFKDAALGRLTLAEIGKNLIDTLFFTNFWFVPNFLLALTMLLLLRRWFERPWLGAALLGLTLFYSANIYLRWLPTEHTTALLGFVFYLWLGVQASRHAGPLIAAVRRLPWPLLIVTVGATWALALFEGLQVRAHSAPDVLNTLRLSNQLFSLAVFAALLKFDCPLWPRWMDVRRHTFGLFLSHWLVLTVCIDLLTVVGGQLTGVGRAEFAANPGSYIQHPATRLALWAAMFVVVYGVSFVLTRFLARSALWSWTVGAGATSRASGEQRLPGTHTQTSGGHD from the coding sequence GTGCAGGACCTGCAGCGTACGGACTATGTGTTCGTCAACAACATCCGCTTTGTCGCCATGATCTCGATCATTGCAGTTCATGCACACTTCCTGACCTACCACGAGGACCTCAGCTTCCTGCCCTCGCTGGTGCTGCTGCAGGCGTTCAAGTTCGGTACCATCTGTTTTTTCATGATCTCGGGGTTTTTGCTGGGTGGCCAGCTGCTGTCGCGTCCTCCCGGCGAATACCTGCGCCGGCGCGTCAACAGCACCTTTGCGCCCTGGTTGTTCTGGGCCACGCTGTTCATCGTGCTGTTGACCTTCAAGGATGCCGCGCTGGGACGGTTGACCCTGGCCGAAATCGGCAAGAACCTGATCGACACGTTGTTTTTCACCAACTTCTGGTTCGTACCCAACTTTTTGCTGGCCCTGACCATGCTGCTGCTGCTGCGCCGCTGGTTCGAGCGCCCGTGGCTGGGTGCGGCGCTGCTGGGCCTGACGCTGTTCTACAGCGCCAACATCTACCTGCGCTGGCTTCCCACCGAGCACACCACGGCCCTGCTGGGCTTCGTGTTCTACCTGTGGCTGGGCGTGCAGGCGAGCCGCCACGCGGGCCCGCTGATCGCGGCCGTCCGCCGCTTGCCTTGGCCGCTGCTCATCGTGACGGTGGGCGCCACCTGGGCGCTGGCACTGTTCGAAGGCCTTCAGGTGCGCGCGCATAGCGCGCCCGACGTGCTGAACACCCTGCGCCTCAGCAACCAGCTGTTTTCGCTGGCGGTGTTCGCCGCGCTGCTCAAGTTCGACTGTCCACTGTGGCCCCGCTGGATGGACGTGCGCCGTCATACTTTCGGCCTGTTCCTAAGTCACTGGCTGGTCCTGACCGTGTGCATCGACTTGCTGACCGTCGTCGGTGGCCAGTTGACCGGGGTTGGGCGCGCAGAATTCGCCGCCAACCCCGGGTCCTACATTCAGCATCCTGCCACCCGGTTGGCATTGTGGGCTGCGATGTTCGTGGTGGTCTACGGCGTCTCCTTCGTGCTGACCCGCTTCCTGGCGCGTTCGGCTTTGTGGTCGTGGACGGTGGGTGCAGGCGCCACAAGTCGCGCGAGTGGCGAGCAGCGGCTGCCCGGCACCCACACGCAGACTTCGGGCGGGCACGACTGA
- a CDS encoding GNAT family N-acetyltransferase: MTSTTRQELHVREATPDDYEQLAALLSATWPDSPETVRSLREEDREREARCRHLRLLAFDGERLVGACGYGQFAGMYHPRKFYAWVRVHPAHEGQGFGRRLVDTLHRRLARFDPISVLASTREDHRRGMNFAQQQGMSEKMRYFESRLDVNSFDFTPYAHVLPDIRARGFEIRALSEFPDDEEHRRKLYELFCDIRRDVPRPDEASEIAHDFFVSATYDSPYFLPPGYLIAVDTRSGAWAGSSALWKSDQAYLDTGLTGVRRAYRRQGLALAMKLRAIEFARREGAPEIRTGNETNNRPMLAINERLGFVKQPAWVDFVKVLTRE; the protein is encoded by the coding sequence ATGACCAGCACGACCCGGCAAGAACTGCACGTCCGCGAAGCGACCCCTGACGACTACGAGCAGCTTGCCGCACTGCTCAGCGCGACCTGGCCCGACAGTCCCGAAACAGTGCGCAGCCTGCGGGAGGAGGACCGTGAACGCGAGGCACGCTGCCGTCACCTGCGGCTGCTCGCCTTCGACGGTGAGCGCCTGGTCGGAGCCTGCGGTTACGGTCAGTTTGCCGGCATGTACCACCCGCGTAAATTTTACGCGTGGGTGCGCGTTCATCCTGCGCATGAAGGACAAGGCTTCGGGCGGCGTCTGGTGGACACCTTGCACCGGCGCCTGGCGCGCTTCGATCCCATCTCGGTGCTGGCCAGCACCCGCGAAGACCACCGGCGGGGCATGAACTTCGCGCAGCAGCAGGGCATGTCCGAGAAAATGCGCTATTTCGAGTCGCGCCTGGACGTCAACAGCTTCGATTTCACGCCTTATGCACACGTGCTGCCGGACATTCGGGCGCGTGGTTTCGAGATCCGCGCCCTGAGCGAATTTCCCGACGACGAAGAGCACCGGCGCAAGCTGTACGAACTTTTCTGTGACATTCGCCGGGATGTTCCGCGCCCGGACGAAGCCAGCGAAATCGCGCACGATTTCTTCGTCTCGGCCACCTACGACAGTCCGTACTTCTTGCCCCCGGGATACCTGATCGCGGTGGATACGCGCAGCGGCGCCTGGGCGGGCAGTTCGGCCCTGTGGAAGAGCGACCAGGCCTACCTCGACACCGGACTCACGGGCGTACGGCGCGCGTATCGGCGCCAGGGACTGGCCCTCGCCATGAAACTGCGCGCCATCGAGTTCGCGCGCCGCGAGGGAGCACCGGAAATTCGCACTGGCAACGAAACGAACAACCGCCCGATGCTGGCGATCAACGAGCGGCTCGGCTTTGTCAAACAGCCGGCCTGGGTCGACTTCGTGAAGGTGCTGACTCGTGAGTAA
- a CDS encoding PIG-L deacetylase family protein, with product MKLLLIVPHPDDEVYGAGGTILEWTGEGHRVGLLTLTRGEKGRTLGLAASPEELATLRAAELRACLDVLGVQDHQQLAYPDGGLKNVLLEELALTVQNAVRRFRPQIVLTFPPNGSNGHPDHVATSAAVRAAWKVMESQGEALPELWFYAGVPPEDPQLLASYLAPNIERDVSAFTALKLRAMACHRSQALSTVDWLRRFSERVPRETFHRASSQSWQGERRA from the coding sequence ATGAAACTGCTCTTGATCGTTCCTCACCCTGACGATGAGGTGTACGGTGCGGGTGGCACCATCCTGGAGTGGACGGGTGAAGGTCACCGAGTCGGATTGCTGACCCTCACCCGCGGCGAAAAGGGCCGTACGCTGGGGTTGGCGGCCTCCCCGGAAGAGCTCGCCACGTTGCGCGCGGCAGAACTGCGCGCCTGCCTCGACGTCCTGGGAGTGCAGGACCACCAGCAGCTCGCTTACCCCGATGGCGGCCTGAAAAACGTGCTTCTGGAAGAACTCGCCCTGACCGTGCAGAATGCCGTGCGAAGGTTCCGCCCACAAATTGTGCTGACCTTTCCACCCAACGGCTCGAACGGCCACCCGGACCATGTTGCCACCTCGGCGGCAGTGCGGGCTGCCTGGAAGGTCATGGAGAGCCAGGGCGAAGCGCTGCCCGAACTGTGGTTTTATGCCGGCGTGCCGCCCGAGGACCCACAGCTGCTGGCTTCGTACCTCGCGCCGAACATCGAGCGGGATGTCAGCGCTTTCACGGCACTCAAGCTGCGTGCCATGGCCTGTCACCGCTCGCAGGCCCTGTCGACGGTGGACTGGCTGCGCCGCTTCTCGGAGCGCGTGCCACGCGAGACCTTTCATCGGGCCAGCTCGCAGTCCTGGCAGGGAGAGAGAAGGGCATAG
- a CDS encoding ABC transporter ATP-binding protein — translation MTEPRAPASSGTPDERLPAVAVRGLGKRYGKSVVLENINLMVKAGEVFALTGPNGAGKTTLIRSVTGLAIPSSGSVHLLGRNVHEEGSRARALLGAVVEAPARFYPRFSGAQNLVMHARLAAQGSRGARIGMERVREVLALVELTRMADRPVREFSLGQRQRLGVAAAILAVPKVLILDEPTSGLDPLGISLIHRIVADHAASGGAVILSSHHLREIAGYAHTVGILSGGRLVDTVDLRSRHNAFRFRVDDPQRAVSVLRNLPFVSRVSARAPYAVVELTNETVVPEALSRLALEGVRVFEAAPDLFDLYEYYRERLGA, via the coding sequence ATCACAGAACCTCGAGCGCCCGCTTCCTCCGGCACGCCCGACGAGCGCCTTCCGGCAGTGGCCGTGCGCGGCCTGGGCAAACGTTACGGCAAAAGCGTCGTCCTCGAAAACATCAACCTGATGGTCAAGGCCGGTGAGGTGTTCGCACTGACCGGCCCGAACGGCGCCGGCAAGACCACCCTCATTCGCTCGGTCACCGGCCTGGCGATTCCTTCGAGCGGCTCGGTTCACCTGCTGGGCCGCAACGTCCATGAAGAAGGCAGCCGGGCGCGCGCTTTGCTGGGCGCCGTGGTAGAAGCGCCTGCCCGGTTTTACCCCCGGTTTTCCGGCGCGCAGAATCTTGTGATGCACGCACGACTCGCGGCCCAGGGCAGCCGGGGGGCACGCATCGGGATGGAGCGGGTGCGGGAAGTGCTGGCACTCGTCGAGCTGACCCGCATGGCCGACCGGCCCGTACGTGAATTCTCGCTGGGCCAGCGCCAGCGTCTGGGCGTGGCCGCGGCCATTCTGGCCGTCCCCAAGGTATTGATTCTCGACGAGCCCACCAGCGGCCTCGATCCGCTGGGCATCAGCCTGATTCACCGTATTGTCGCCGATCATGCCGCGAGCGGCGGCGCGGTTATCTTGTCCAGTCACCATTTGCGGGAGATCGCCGGTTACGCGCATACGGTGGGCATTCTCAGTGGTGGCCGCCTGGTCGACACCGTCGATCTGCGCTCGCGCCACAATGCCTTCCGCTTCCGCGTGGACGACCCGCAGCGCGCCGTGAGCGTGCTGCGCAATCTGCCGTTCGTTTCGCGCGTGTCGGCCCGCGCACCGTATGCGGTGGTTGAACTGACCAATGAAACGGTCGTGCCCGAAGCGCTGTCACGCCTGGCGCTGGAAGGGGTGCGGGTCTTCGAGGCCGCACCGGACCTGTTCGATCTGTACGAGTACTACCGCGAGCGCCTCGGCGCCTGA
- a CDS encoding ABC transporter permease: MLTLVWLEYRKLFGFRSTWLAVMVCVVLPWIWSYAPRLVEVYNLTLVSGWQVPALALVTSAQFLLPIFVAVTAAELVGSEISLGTLAPLILRPVSRAKLILLKLIVALTFPLVLLGVLLLASLLAGLRLGLGEFAGGTGLGPGAWVGQGLLTPAGALLELLRGYGLAALTLMPIAALALLFSVIYLNTSAAALATIATLLLMRLLIVFPQGFQNLLLTSHLDAYLQQNTAVMQQSLTLLVIYTVGFGLLAMFTFERKDL, translated from the coding sequence ATGTTGACGCTGGTTTGGCTGGAATACCGCAAGCTGTTCGGCTTTCGTTCGACCTGGCTGGCGGTCATGGTCTGTGTGGTGTTGCCGTGGATCTGGAGTTACGCTCCGCGGCTGGTTGAGGTGTACAACCTTACGCTGGTGAGCGGCTGGCAGGTGCCGGCGCTCGCCCTGGTGACGTCTGCGCAGTTTTTGCTGCCGATTTTCGTGGCGGTCACGGCAGCCGAACTGGTCGGCTCCGAGATCAGCCTGGGTACGCTGGCGCCCTTGATTCTGCGCCCGGTCAGCCGCGCCAAACTGATCTTGCTGAAATTGATCGTGGCCCTCACCTTTCCGTTGGTGCTGCTGGGCGTGCTGTTGCTGGCCAGCCTGCTGGCAGGCCTCCGGCTGGGGCTGGGAGAGTTCGCGGGTGGAACTGGTCTGGGTCCCGGCGCCTGGGTCGGGCAGGGACTGCTGACTCCGGCGGGCGCCTTGCTGGAACTGCTGCGTGGTTACGGTCTGGCCGCGCTGACGCTGATGCCCATCGCGGCGCTGGCGCTGCTGTTCAGTGTCATTTACCTCAACACCTCGGCGGCGGCGCTGGCAACCATTGCCACCCTGCTGCTGATGCGACTGCTGATCGTGTTTCCGCAGGGCTTCCAGAATCTGCTGCTCACCTCGCACCTCGACGCGTACCTGCAGCAAAATACCGCCGTCATGCAGCAGTCGCTTACCTTGCTGGTCATCTACACGGTGGGTTTTGGCTTGCTGGCGATGTTCACCTTTGAGCGCAAGGACCTGTGA
- a CDS encoding YraN family protein, with translation MKGADAEERTLAYLTGQGHQLLARNYRIRGGEIDLITRQGEVIVFVEVKHRTRVSYGSPLEGVSVRKILRLRRTALFYLLRTFGTDQLPCRFDVVAIAGPVCGGTLEHVENAF, from the coding sequence GTGAAAGGTGCGGACGCCGAGGAGCGCACGCTGGCATACCTGACAGGTCAGGGACACCAGTTGCTGGCTCGCAATTACCGTATTCGGGGCGGCGAAATCGATCTGATCACCCGTCAAGGTGAGGTGATTGTGTTCGTCGAGGTCAAGCACCGGACCCGTGTCTCCTACGGCAGCCCGCTGGAAGGTGTGAGTGTTCGAAAAATCCTGCGTCTTCGCCGGACTGCCCTGTTTTATCTGCTGCGTACCTTCGGGACCGATCAGCTTCCTTGCCGTTTCGACGTGGTGGCCATTGCCGGTCCCGTGTGTGGCGGCACGCTGGAGCACGTTGAGAATGCCTTCTGA
- a CDS encoding SGNH/GDSL hydrolase family protein: MLVPLIFGSCGTPVQMQSKAKVLPSECSSMMAPVRGELMGEAAAPLRIVALGSSSTFGEGASSRSSNYPARLQSLLDRAWGKGHAQVFNKGVNGDTLQHMVARLDRDVYALRPNVVLWQTGTNDAIKKADPQQFRRQLRSEIDKLHGHGVSVILLDSQYLRPEQRPHNYEVFQQAVWDVAAESNTPLLPRYRIMERLLVSGQYRTQDLMSADGLHLNDFSYECLATYASGMLAPLFSARLAQRP; encoded by the coding sequence ATGCTGGTGCCCCTGATATTCGGAAGCTGCGGCACGCCCGTGCAGATGCAGTCCAAGGCCAAGGTCCTGCCATCCGAATGCTCGAGCATGATGGCGCCGGTCAGGGGCGAGCTGATGGGTGAGGCAGCGGCCCCGCTGCGGATCGTCGCGCTGGGCTCATCGTCAACCTTCGGTGAGGGGGCGTCGAGCCGCAGCAGCAATTACCCGGCTCGCCTGCAAAGTCTGCTTGACCGTGCCTGGGGAAAAGGGCACGCGCAGGTTTTCAACAAGGGTGTCAACGGCGACACCCTGCAGCACATGGTCGCGCGCCTCGACCGTGATGTCTATGCGTTGCGGCCCAACGTGGTCTTGTGGCAGACCGGCACGAACGACGCCATCAAAAAAGCCGATCCGCAACAGTTCCGGCGTCAGCTGCGCTCCGAAATTGACAAACTGCACGGCCACGGTGTGAGCGTGATCCTGCTCGACAGCCAGTACCTGCGCCCGGAGCAGCGTCCCCACAACTACGAAGTTTTCCAGCAGGCCGTGTGGGACGTCGCTGCAGAATCCAACACACCCCTGCTGCCGCGCTACCGAATCATGGAGCGTCTGCTGGTCAGTGGGCAGTACCGAACACAAGACCTGATGTCCGCCGACGGACTGCACCTCAACGATTTCAGCTACGAGTGTCTGGCGACTTATGCCAGCGGCATGCTCGCCCCGCTGTTCTCGGCGCGGCTGGCCCAGCGTCCGTAG
- a CDS encoding prepilin peptidase: MPMSTDTLIVVLGALLGALIGSFSNVLIHRLPRRESVAFPPSHCPNCQHRLSALDLIPLFSWAGLRGRCRYCGARISARYPLVELLTALGYALLAVLLPWSAAGASLLGLWAMFTLLLVISFIDAETRTIPDALVLPGLALGLLLGFANERTGALIAGLPGVQGALAGALLGAGLIALIALYGELVLRRFRERRFPEFPVSYQQVALAALVGAWLGVVWGVVLGLFSVALNVFARRVVRLPEILLLLGLLVSIVLGVSGTGPGVIDMTQNALAAAGGMSLLAALYWWTQPDEIESEDQDYDPVAMGFGDVKLMGLLGAFMGVTGALVSLGVAILVGALVGVVTLSLRRENKLPFAPLLALGALVHLLYGAQIVQAFQALYALD; encoded by the coding sequence ATGCCCATGAGTACCGACACCCTGATCGTGGTCCTGGGTGCATTGCTTGGCGCCTTGATCGGCTCATTCTCCAACGTGCTGATCCACCGCCTGCCGCGCCGCGAATCGGTGGCATTTCCGCCGTCGCACTGCCCGAACTGCCAGCACCGCCTGAGTGCCCTCGATTTGATTCCATTGTTTTCGTGGGCGGGCCTGCGCGGACGTTGCCGGTACTGTGGCGCGCGCATCTCGGCGCGCTACCCGCTGGTCGAGTTGCTCACGGCGCTGGGATACGCACTGCTGGCCGTACTGCTGCCCTGGTCGGCGGCGGGGGCGAGCCTGCTCGGTTTGTGGGCGATGTTCACACTGCTGCTGGTGATCAGCTTCATCGATGCCGAGACCCGCACCATTCCCGACGCGCTGGTATTGCCCGGACTGGCGCTGGGGCTGCTGCTGGGCTTTGCCAACGAGCGAACCGGAGCGCTGATCGCCGGGCTGCCCGGCGTGCAGGGCGCGCTCGCGGGCGCGCTGCTGGGGGCCGGGCTGATCGCCCTGATCGCCCTGTACGGTGAACTGGTGCTGCGCCGTTTTCGCGAGCGGCGTTTTCCGGAGTTTCCGGTCAGTTACCAGCAGGTAGCGCTCGCGGCGCTGGTGGGCGCCTGGCTGGGCGTGGTGTGGGGCGTGGTACTGGGACTCTTCTCGGTGGCCCTGAACGTCTTTGCGCGCCGGGTGGTGCGCCTGCCGGAAATCCTGCTGCTGCTGGGATTGCTGGTCTCGATTGTGCTGGGCGTGTCAGGCACCGGGCCCGGAGTGATCGACATGACCCAGAACGCCCTGGCCGCGGCGGGCGGCATGAGCCTGCTCGCCGCGCTGTACTGGTGGACGCAACCCGACGAGATCGAAAGCGAAGATCAGGATTACGATCCGGTGGCGATGGGCTTTGGTGACGTGAAGCTGATGGGCCTGCTGGGCGCCTTCATGGGCGTGACAGGAGCACTGGTATCGCTGGGCGTGGCCATTCTGGTGGGCGCCCTGGTGGGCGTCGTGACCCTCAGCCTGCGCCGCGAGAACAAGCTGCCCTTCGCGCCGCTGCTGGCGTTGGGTGCGCTGGTGCACCTGTTGTACGGCGCGCAGATCGTTCAGGCTTTTCAGGCGCTCTACGCCCTGGACTAG
- a CDS encoding malate dehydrogenase, with protein sequence MTQHMKQPVRVAVTGAAGQIGYSLLFRIASGEMLGKDQPVILQLLEITPALGALRGVVMELEDCAFPLLAGVVQTDDPNVAFKDAEYALLVGSRPRTKGMERKDLLEANGAIFTVQGKALSDVASRNVKVLVVGNPANTNALIAMRSAPNLDPRQFTAMVRLDHNRALSQLASKTGKSVTTMRHMTIWGNHSVTQYPDLYHAEVDGQNAYELVNDHAWYEQEYIPTVAKRGAAIIEARGASSAASAASAAIDHMRDWALGTPEGDWVSMAVPSDGSYGIPEGVIYGFPCTCSGGDYQIVQGLDVNEFSRRKMDETYQELAEERDAVQHLFS encoded by the coding sequence GCCGGCCAGATCGGCTACAGCCTGCTCTTCCGCATCGCCTCGGGCGAGATGCTCGGCAAAGACCAGCCGGTCATTCTGCAGCTCCTCGAAATCACCCCGGCGCTGGGCGCGCTCAGGGGCGTCGTGATGGAACTCGAAGACTGCGCCTTTCCGCTGCTCGCGGGCGTGGTGCAGACCGACGACCCGAACGTGGCCTTCAAGGACGCCGAGTATGCCCTGCTGGTCGGCAGCCGTCCACGCACCAAGGGCATGGAGCGCAAGGACCTGCTCGAAGCCAACGGCGCGATTTTTACGGTGCAGGGCAAGGCCCTCAGTGATGTCGCGAGCCGCAACGTGAAGGTGCTGGTCGTCGGGAACCCCGCCAACACCAACGCCCTGATCGCCATGCGCAGCGCACCCAACCTCGATCCCCGGCAGTTCACCGCCATGGTGCGCCTCGACCACAACCGCGCGCTCTCGCAGCTCGCAAGCAAGACCGGCAAGAGCGTCACCACCATGCGCCACATGACCATCTGGGGCAACCACTCGGTCACCCAGTACCCCGACCTCTACCATGCCGAGGTGGACGGCCAGAATGCCTACGAGCTGGTAAACGATCATGCCTGGTACGAGCAGGAATACATTCCCACCGTCGCCAAGCGCGGCGCGGCGATCATCGAGGCGCGCGGTGCGTCGAGCGCCGCCAGTGCGGCGAGCGCCGCGATCGACCACATGCGCGACTGGGCCCTGGGCACTCCGGAAGGCGACTGGGTCAGCATGGCTGTGCCGAGCGACGGCAGCTACGGCATTCCTGAAGGGGTCATCTACGGCTTTCCCTGCACCTGCAGTGGCGGCGACTACCAGATCGTCCAGGGCCTCGACGTGAACGAGTTCAGCCGCCGCAAGATGGACGAAACCTACCAGGAGCTGGCCGAAGAGCGCGACGCCGTTCAGCACCTGTTTTCGTAA